The genomic window TTAGGAGTCATCAAAACGCCCCCAAGCAAACTACATGGGATATAGCCGTTAACATATCCTGAAGCATCTGTACCCGAACCGTTATCGGGAGTATAGTTAAAGGAATATTTCTGAAGTACATTATTATCCTTATCCAGACTTAAAAGGCCGTCTAAATAATTTCCATTCCTGGAAAATGCATACTGGCTGATGATGTTATTATTTTTATCCTTTACTATCAGTTTATCCATCTGATACCAGTCTATGTCTCCTTTATTTTTTAAAGAATGAGGCTCTGAATTGGGAAGATAGAAGAAATTGATGCTTCCGTAGTTATTAACATTGATTTTCTTTATTTTATGTTCCTGTATACTTCCTACTGCCTGATTAACCAGTTCGGTCGTTGTTTCATATTCAAATGAGACCATCTGCTGGTTTTTATTGTTGGTAATTTGGGTTAATAAAAACTCACTGTTATAGATTTTCTGCTGACCGCTGGTACTGCTTCCTGACATATTAACGAATTTCATATAGCTCGTATTCACCTTGTCAAACAGATAGGTATTTCCATTGTCATCGATAATGGTAAATGACAGGATTTTATCAGGATTATTGGCATCTTTTGCAAGAAATATCTTGTTTTTTGAAGGCTGCAGATGTACAGCCGTGAGCTGCCCGGTCGCTTCATCTTTCGCAATGTAAAATTTCCCACTATTTCCTAAAAAACTGTAATTATATACCAGCGATATGGTTTCTGCCGGATAGGCACTTTCTACAATATAATCTTTATCATATATACTCGTTCCCCTAAAAATACTTCCTCCATATTGAAGATTCCATCCTCTTCCGACATCGCTGATCATCTTAAATGAAGAAATGCCTTCTGTAGAATAAGATAAGGAAACTCCTATATTGAGATGGTCCGGAGCTACCGAGATATTTGCTAATGGCAGATTAATATTTGGGACACCGGTATGGATATTCGTATCGGAGTTCGTTAGAAAAGTATTCTTTTGAAACTCTGCTGTTTCTGCCTGGCTTTTATAAACGTGAAAGGATAATAAGCCTGTTGCCAATAAAATCCTGTAAATGTTTTTCTTCATTTGTTTTTATTTTTTAATCAGTTTCGCACTCGCCGATTTCCCATTATCCGTTTTCACCGATACCAGGTAAGCCCCCTGAACCAGCGGCTGCGTATTGATCTTGGTTATTTTGTTTTTTGTTTTAATATTCTGAAGCTGTCTTCCGCCCATATCATACAGGTTAATCTCCGCTCCAAACACTCCTTCTCTCAGACCCTCAAACCCAAGTTCCACATACGCATAGTCACTCACCGGGTTCGGATAAATCTTAATATCCTGCTTCTCGATCAGTTGATCAATCTGCTTATCGCCCAGCTTCACGATCTTCCAGTTCTCTTTGCCCAGCTCCTCGGCACTGGTTCCGGCCAAAATGATCGAACCGTCTCTATTGAGCTTGATATCTGAAAGCCGTTCTTCCCTTTTGCTGGATTCGCCTTTAACGTGCTTCCGCCACTGTTCATTGCCGTTCTGATCCAGGTACAGCATCCAGAACTTCTCATCATCCGTCTCGATTCTTCCCTCTGCCTGGGTGTAACCGCCAAGCAAGATCCCTTTCGTATTTTTATCATCGGAAGCATGCAACACACTCATGCTCATCAGAACATCACGGTTCTTGAAATTGTAGGACTTCTGCCAGATCTCTTCACCTTTTGCGTTTACGGAGATGAGCCATAGATCCGTCCCTTCTTCAATACCTACGGTTTTATTCCCCGATTTTTCCGATCTTGATTCCCCGCCGATCAGATAGCCGGTGGAAGTCATCGCCAAAGTTCTCAAATGATCATCACCTGTTCCACCGAAGTTCTTTTCCCATTCCACTTTGCCGTCTTTATTAAGCTTGACGATCCAGTAGTCGCCTTCGCCGTAATTGGAAGTGGTTTTTGGATGATGGTTCATAGCATTGCTACTTCCAGCCATTGCTCCGCTTCTGGAGTAGATCCCTAATAACGCTCCGCCATCCAACGTCGGGATCATTTTCTCTACTTCATCAAGCCCTCTTCCTCCTAAAACAAGCTGGGAGATTTCTTTTCCGTTTTTATCCAGCTTTACAACTAACACATCTTTAGAGCCGTACCCCTTTTCAGCATTCTGAATATTCCCGGCTACAAAAAATCCGAAATCCGTTGTCTGGATCACCGCTCTTGATTCTTCATCTGAAGCACTGCCGATAGTTTTCTGCCATAATTCGTCGCCAAATTCGTTCAGGCGGATCAACCACAGGTCCGAGCCACCTTTCGATTCGTCCTTCTTATCCAGACTTTTTCCGCTGTAGGAAGTTCCAGCCAAAAGAAATCCGCCTTCCTGTGTATTTACCGTGGCTGATAAAAAATCATGGTTTTTCCCGGAGAAGTATTTTTCCCAGACTTCTTCTCCCCGAGAATTTAATTTTACCAGATGGAAATCGTAACCGTTGTTTTGTTTATTATCAGAAGAAATTTTGTTGGACTGGATACTGCTTCCCGAAATCAGATATTGTCCGTCGATGGTTGTTGTAACCTGGCTCAAGAAATCCTGTGTCGAGGACGGGATGTCTTTCTGCCAAACCACTTCCTGGGCCGAAACGCCCAGAATCGTACACAGGGTAAGTGCACTCATGTAGAGTCTTTTCATGTCCTTAGTATTTTAATTATGAATTTTTATAATTCCTGCAAAAATAAGATTTTCACTTCACGATCAAAAGATTTATTACTTAAATTTAATATCCAGCTGATCATTCTTCTGCAAAGCTATGACCGCAATGCGACAAAACATGACGCATTATTTTTAAATAAAAAAGAAATTAAACCCACGAAAATTTTAAATCTCTTACTATACAAAAATATGCAACACATTGTTTATTTATAAAAAAACAATCTATCATTGTTAAAAGGAGGTGATTTTTTTAATTTTTTCCGTTGATCCTTCGGGTGTTCTTCGGGAATCCTTCGGAAAAACATCTTTTTTCCGGAGCCTACTCGAAGGTGATCCGAAGAAGTCCCGAAGAAAAGAATAAGAATACCGGTTAAAGCCGGTTAAAACTAGTCAGAACCGGCCATTATTTTTATAAACAAATAAAAAAAAACTGATAATCAATTAATTAAGTTAATTCAAAAGATATTATACCGAAAGATAATCGATAGATAATCTTCACTTGGCTGCAATATCTTTCCTACATTTTACTATTAATTAACTTCCCTGCACTTCCTTTCTTCAAAAGAAATTATTAAATTTGAGAATGAGTTTTGGAAAAGATTTATTACGGAAAATAAAAACGGCGGAGCTACCGGGAATTCATGCCCACGGCGTCTTTTCTCCTCCTTCAAGGCCTGTTTTTACGTATGAGGAAGTTTTGGAGAAGAATCCCAAATTTGCCGCAGTCAACATCGTTTTATACCTTAAAAATGATGAATGGCACTTTCCGTTGATTCAGAGAACCATTAATGAGCACGACCGCCACAGCGGGCAGATCTCTTTGCCCGGCGGAAAACGGGAAGAAATGGACCGTGATTTTGCAGAAACGGCGATCCGTGAGACTTCGGAAGAAATCGGGATCGAAAAGCATTACGTGAGGATCATCAGGGAAATGTCCCCGATCTATATTCCGCCCAGCAATTTTTATGTATACCCTTATATTTCATATACCAAAAAGAATCCTGAATTCATCCTACAACAATCCGAAGCGGTGGAAGTCATCGAATTTCCGGTGACCAGCTTTCTCAGCCTTCCCGATACGCCTGAGATCATGGCTTTACCAAGTGCAGGAGGCAATGAAGTTCCCGTGATCAACTTCAACGGATATATCATTTGGGGCGCTACCGCAATGATCTTGAGTGAATTCAGCCAGTTGCTGAAAAAAATGTAACTTTGCAGCACCCTGTTAATTGAAAGATGGCGAAGAAAAATATTTTTACCGACGCGTTCGGAACTCCTTATTTTTTAAAGAGGATTATCATTTTTATTTTAGGAATGGTGTCCTACAGAAGATTCAACGGTTTTAATAAACTGAAAATCACAGGAACCGAGCATCTGGTGGATCTTCCCGATTCCAACGTTTTGTTCGTATCCAACCATCAGACCTATTTTGCGGATGTAGCAGCCATGTATCATGCATTCTGCTCCGTAAACAACGGGTATCTGAATACTATTAAAAACCCGATCTATCTGCTGAATCCGAAAATCGATTTTTATTACGTAGCTGCCGAAGAAACCATGAACAAAGGGATTCTTCCGAAAATCTTCAAAATCGCAGGTGCGGTAACCGTAAAAAGAACCTGGAGAGCGGAAGGCAAAAACGTAAACCGGATTGTGGACATGAGCGAGGTCGACAATATCATGAAAGCCCTGGATAATGGCTGGGTAGCAACCTTTCCGCAAGGAACAACCTCCGCATTTGCTCAAGGGAGACGCGGAACGGCAAAGCTGGTAAAAAACCAGCGCCCTATTGTAATTCCCATCAAAATCAACGGGTTCAGGAGGGCATTCGATAAAAAAGGACTCCGCGTAAAAGTGACCGGTGTAAAACCGACCATGGAATTCAAAACGCCTTTGGATATCGATTACGATAAAGAAAATGCCCAGCAGATTTTATTAAAAATTATGACGGCCATCGAGCAGACCGAAGATTTCAACCTTCTGCATCAATATGATGAAGAATTGAAAGCCAAAAAGTTAGAACAAAAGAAATCAGATAATTAAAAGCAGGAAATTATGAAAAGGATATTAGAAATCTTATTCGCCCTTATTGTTTTGGTATCGTGCAACAGCCAGAAAGTATATTCGGATTTCGATATCAGCTACTCCAAAAGCGGAGGCTTTGCACCCATTTATGAAAACCTTCTGATCAAAGGAAACTCGGCGCATTATTCCTTTGAAGGACAAGGCAAGAAGTACAAACAGGACTTTGACGTTTCAGATCAGGACCTGAAAAATATTGAAACCATCCTTTCTAAAAATAATTTCAGAAGGATACAGGAAGACCATAAGAAGATCTACGATCATATTTCCACTTCCATCAACATCAAAAAAGGTCCGAATGAAGGCAGTAAAACGGATGCGAGCTCGATCATGCCGAATTACAGAACCAACTGGTCCAATATCACCAATGCCTTTCAGGAGCTTATCAATACCCACGTAAAAAAACCGTAATACATTGAAGACTCATTTCATCGCGATCGGCGGAAGCGCCATGCACAACCTTGCCATTGCATTAAAAGATAAAGGATATCAGGTAACCGGTTCCGACGATGCCATTTTTGAACCGTCGAGATCCCGGCTGGAAAATAAAGGCATTCTCCCGGAAACAACCGGCTGGTTCCCGGAAAAGATCACTTCCGATATCGATGCCGTGATTCTCGGAATGCACGCCCATCAGGATAACCCCGAACTGGCTAAAGCCAAGGAGCTGGGACTGAAAATTTATTCTTATCCCGAATTCCTGTATGAGCAGTCTAAAGACAAAACGAGGGTGGTGATCGCAGGTTCCCACGGAAAGACGACCATCACTTCAATGATTCTTCATGTGCTGAACTTCCATCAGAGAGACGTCGATTTCATGGTCGGCGCACAGCTGGAAGGTTTCGACTGCATGGTAAAGCTTACGCAGGATAATGATTTTATGGTGCTGGAAGGTGACGAATACCTCTCCTCGCCTATTGACCTCCGTTCCAAGTTTCTTCTCTATCAGCCGAATATCGCTTTGCTGAGCGGAATTGCCTGGGACCACATCAATGTATTTAAAACGTTTGACGATTATACGGAACAGTTCCGGAAATTTGTGGCCAGCATCACTGCCGGCGGCGTCCTGGTCTACAATGAAGAAGATCCCGAAGTGGTAAAAGTCGTAGAGGAAGCGGAAAACTATTTCAGGAAAATTCCGTACAGAACCCCGGAATATGAAATTGTTAACGGAAAAGTCCATCTAAAAACAGAAATGGGCGATGTCCCGCTTTCGGTATTTGGAGCCCATAACCTGCTGAATATGGAGGGCGCAAGACACATCTGCCATACGCTGGGCATCATGGACGAAGATTTCTATGAAGCCATCATGAGCTTTACGGGAGCTTCCAAACGTCTTGAGAAAGTGAACAGAGACGATCAGGGCATCCTTTATAAAGATTTTGCCCATGCGCCAAGCAAAGTAAAAGCTACAGTAAAAGCTTTTGGCGAACAGTTTAAAAAAGAGAAAAAATACGGATTTCTGGAACTTCATACTTATTCAAGTTTGAATCCGGTTTTCCTTGAGCAATATGATCACGCGATGGACGGCCTGGATGAAGCAGTCGTCTTCTACTCGGAAGATGCCCTGAAAATCAAAAGAATGGAGCCGATTTCCCCGGAACTGATCAAAGAAAAATTTAAGAACCAGAATCTAAAGGTTTTCACCAATGCGGAAGACCTCCACGCCTACTGGAACACGCTGGATAAAACGCAGGGCGTTTACCTGATGATGAGCTCCGGAAACTTTGGCGGACTGGATCTTACGAAATAATTTTATTTTCATATCAAGAAAAACTCCTTTCAATCGAAAGGAGTTTTAATTTAATGTAAATTTGATAATCTATAATTTATTTTCAACCAGTTGATAGATAAGGCTAAAAAAATTAAGATTCACGAATTGAAATGTTGAATAGTCTTTCGCTGATTAATAAATAATATCAAATGGCATAAATGACTTTTAGCTTTGTTAATGGCGGTAAAACTTCCAGCATCCAGCTTCCCACATCCAACCTGTTAGTCAGATCACTGCAAGTTCACGTTAGTTTAATTGATTCTTTTATAAAAACGTCTGAGTACATCTCTTGTTCCATCCCCGTCAAAATCCTGCATCCGGTCTTCGATCACCATATCGCTTGCGGTAAGTTTGGTAATGAAATACGGATATTTCTCTTCGTTCTCAAACCAGAATTTAGCGTTTCCTTTATCGAATGTATATTTCCTTGTAGAAGCATCTGTTTTTACGCAGGTGTTATTGCTATCCGCATAGGAAATGGAAATAAGATGGGAAGTGGTAAATTCATAGGTACCCGTTTTCTGGCAATCCGTTGAGTAAGAGGTCAGGATCTGCTGATTGGAAGATTTGTAAATCTCCGCTTTTTCGACAGACCATTTTCCGATAATGGATGCTTTATTGCCCGGATCCTGATCTTCATCGTTGCCACCGCAGGAAATAACGGAAAAAATAACAAGTACCCAAATAAGTTTCTTCATGATTACAGTAATACTTTAAGCCAGCAAAAATAAAACTAATTCCTGTTTTAATTCTAATAAATAATCCCTTTTATTGGTCAACAAAATAAAAAGCTCCTTCACACAGGAAGAAGCTTTATATATAAAATACTGATACTGTTGGTGCAGAATCTTCTCTATCCTTTAAAATCGTTACATTAAATATCCGCCACAGCTTTCAGCATTTTCTGCTCCCATTCCGGATCTTTCGGATCAAAGAATAATCTTTTTCCGGTATCCAGGGAACGGACCACATTCATTTCATCTTCTGTTAATTCAAAATCAAATACATTGAAATTTTCCTCAATTCTTGAAGGCGTTACCGATTTCGGGATGACGCAGAAACCTTCCTGAAGGTGCCACCTTAAAATAACCTGTGCTACCGTTTTGCTGTACTTCTCACCGATTTTTTTTAATTCTGCATTATCCAGCAATCCGGCATTTCCATTTCCGAGCGGACTCCACGGCTGGGTAACAATATTGTTTTCCCGGTTATATTCCTGAAGTTCCTTTTGCTGGAAAAGTGGGTGCAGCTCGATCTGATTGATGACCGGAAGAACCGTTGCATTGGCTTTTAATTCCTCCAGTTTATCCGGCGGAAAATTACAGACACCAATCGCCTTGATTTTTCCTTCCTGATACAGTTCTTCCATTGCTTTCCAGGCACCGGTGAAATCGGCATACGGCCAGTGGATCAGGTACATATCGAGGTAATCCAGCTGCAACCGGTCCAGTGTTCTTTGAAAAGCACCCTTTGCTTTTTCATAAGAAGTATCCTGAACCCAGAGTTTGGAGGTGATGAACAATTCTTCCCGATCCGTTCCGCTGTTCTTTATGGCATTTCCAACCGCTGTTTCATTTTGGTAGATGGAAGCCGTGTCGATCATGCGGTATCCCGTTTCAATGGCTTTGAGGACCGCATTTTCACATTCCTGAAGGTCTTCCATCTGCCATACCCCAAAGCCTAAGGCCGGAATATCTACCCCGTTGTTTAGTGTGATGACAGGCTGTCCTGTGTATGTTTTCTGTTGCATATGATTTATTTAATTGTTAATTGTTAATTGTTAATTGTTAATTGTTAATTGTTAATTGTTAATTGTTTAAAAACAAAGTTCGCTAATATTCCGGAATTCTATGCTACATGTTTTTACGGTCAGGCGGTTTATTTTTCTACCGATGTTACCTGTAAAATCTGGTTAATTTGGCAAAATCAATCTGATTTTTATT from Chryseobacterium sp. SORGH_AS_0447 includes these protein-coding regions:
- a CDS encoding T9SS type A sorting domain-containing protein, whose protein sequence is MKRLYMSALTLCTILGVSAQEVVWQKDIPSSTQDFLSQVTTTIDGQYLISGSSIQSNKISSDNKQNNGYDFHLVKLNSRGEEVWEKYFSGKNHDFLSATVNTQEGGFLLAGTSYSGKSLDKKDESKGGSDLWLIRLNEFGDELWQKTIGSASDEESRAVIQTTDFGFFVAGNIQNAEKGYGSKDVLVVKLDKNGKEISQLVLGGRGLDEVEKMIPTLDGGALLGIYSRSGAMAGSSNAMNHHPKTTSNYGEGDYWIVKLNKDGKVEWEKNFGGTGDDHLRTLAMTSTGYLIGGESRSEKSGNKTVGIEEGTDLWLISVNAKGEEIWQKSYNFKNRDVLMSMSVLHASDDKNTKGILLGGYTQAEGRIETDDEKFWMLYLDQNGNEQWRKHVKGESSKREERLSDIKLNRDGSIILAGTSAEELGKENWKIVKLGDKQIDQLIEKQDIKIYPNPVSDYAYVELGFEGLREGVFGAEINLYDMGGRQLQNIKTKNKITKINTQPLVQGAYLVSVKTDNGKSASAKLIKK
- a CDS encoding CoA pyrophosphatase, with product MSFGKDLLRKIKTAELPGIHAHGVFSPPSRPVFTYEEVLEKNPKFAAVNIVLYLKNDEWHFPLIQRTINEHDRHSGQISLPGGKREEMDRDFAETAIRETSEEIGIEKHYVRIIREMSPIYIPPSNFYVYPYISYTKKNPEFILQQSEAVEVIEFPVTSFLSLPDTPEIMALPSAGGNEVPVINFNGYIIWGATAMILSEFSQLLKKM
- a CDS encoding 1-acyl-sn-glycerol-3-phosphate acyltransferase — protein: MAKKNIFTDAFGTPYFLKRIIIFILGMVSYRRFNGFNKLKITGTEHLVDLPDSNVLFVSNHQTYFADVAAMYHAFCSVNNGYLNTIKNPIYLLNPKIDFYYVAAEETMNKGILPKIFKIAGAVTVKRTWRAEGKNVNRIVDMSEVDNIMKALDNGWVATFPQGTTSAFAQGRRGTAKLVKNQRPIVIPIKINGFRRAFDKKGLRVKVTGVKPTMEFKTPLDIDYDKENAQQILLKIMTAIEQTEDFNLLHQYDEELKAKKLEQKKSDN
- the murC gene encoding UDP-N-acetylmuramate--L-alanine ligase, giving the protein MKTHFIAIGGSAMHNLAIALKDKGYQVTGSDDAIFEPSRSRLENKGILPETTGWFPEKITSDIDAVILGMHAHQDNPELAKAKELGLKIYSYPEFLYEQSKDKTRVVIAGSHGKTTITSMILHVLNFHQRDVDFMVGAQLEGFDCMVKLTQDNDFMVLEGDEYLSSPIDLRSKFLLYQPNIALLSGIAWDHINVFKTFDDYTEQFRKFVASITAGGVLVYNEEDPEVVKVVEEAENYFRKIPYRTPEYEIVNGKVHLKTEMGDVPLSVFGAHNLLNMEGARHICHTLGIMDEDFYEAIMSFTGASKRLEKVNRDDQGILYKDFAHAPSKVKATVKAFGEQFKKEKKYGFLELHTYSSLNPVFLEQYDHAMDGLDEAVVFYSEDALKIKRMEPISPELIKEKFKNQNLKVFTNAEDLHAYWNTLDKTQGVYLMMSSGNFGGLDLTK
- a CDS encoding lipocalin family protein; amino-acid sequence: MKKLIWVLVIFSVISCGGNDEDQDPGNKASIIGKWSVEKAEIYKSSNQQILTSYSTDCQKTGTYEFTTSHLISISYADSNNTCVKTDASTRKYTFDKGNAKFWFENEEKYPYFITKLTASDMVIEDRMQDFDGDGTRDVLRRFYKRIN
- a CDS encoding aldo/keto reductase, with amino-acid sequence MQQKTYTGQPVITLNNGVDIPALGFGVWQMEDLQECENAVLKAIETGYRMIDTASIYQNETAVGNAIKNSGTDREELFITSKLWVQDTSYEKAKGAFQRTLDRLQLDYLDMYLIHWPYADFTGAWKAMEELYQEGKIKAIGVCNFPPDKLEELKANATVLPVINQIELHPLFQQKELQEYNRENNIVTQPWSPLGNGNAGLLDNAELKKIGEKYSKTVAQVILRWHLQEGFCVIPKSVTPSRIEENFNVFDFELTEDEMNVVRSLDTGKRLFFDPKDPEWEQKMLKAVADI